The following proteins come from a genomic window of Larimichthys crocea isolate SSNF chromosome XV, L_crocea_2.0, whole genome shotgun sequence:
- the LOC104927489 gene encoding NACHT, LRR and PYD domains-containing protein 12 isoform X1 yields MAYKESAVDGRPDMSVCGKDEEGRAASPVSSCLSLKSDKSKEIPLLFSNEHGRLHTQPKMRNEEGRAESPVSSCLSLKSDQSKENPLLFSNEHGCLHTKPQMRNEEGRAESSVSSCLSLKSDQSKENPLMFSNDPGPFNTKERKRTSGVIQDQPSCCTLCQEVLRDPWSTSCGHCRQCFACCQCGKRSRKTPELQMPSQKCTEPISACSLQEVVDNHKMSLRRRCEFAIEGTAEAEPQTHLNRIYTELYITEGQCESINIQHEVWQLETVSKMETLHGTPVKCHDIFKIHPGQKRFIRLVLTNGIAGIGKTFSVQKFTLDWADGLENQDVSLVVLLSFREMNLIKEEQYSLLRLLHDFHPTLQMVTAESLALCKVLFIFDGLDESRLLLDFLNNEVVSDVTQTSSVNVLLTNLIKGNLLPLALLWITSRPAAAHQIPPSYIDRVTEVRGFTDPQKEEYFRRRFNNESVNGEIISHIKASRSLHIMCHIPVFCWITATVLEHMLTTSKKELPKTLTEMYSHFLLVQFKRKAQKYDKEHEMIQQELLQTDTEDLLKLGRLAFEHLEKGNIMFYQEDLERCGLDVKQALVFSGLCTEIFRQECVLFQKMIYCFVHLSIQEFLAAVYMVHCYLNKDIEVLVTFLEEDWDRNSSDSGLDNFLSKVVNKSLNSGNGHLDLFVRFLHGLLLESNRRLLGDLLGWRACSPESIQRAIENLKKTNAYDISPDRSINIFHCLMEMNDHSVHQEIQEYLQSDSRSEKKLTKTHCSALAYMLQMSEEVLDVLDLKKYNSSGDGRRRLLPAVRNCREAQLSGCGLSEWHCEVLSSALMSNPSHLRVLDLSENDYLLDSGVKLLSVGLKSPNCRLKILRLKGCSLSESCCDSLASALKTASSHLKELDLSNNNYLKDSGLKMLSTGLESSNCRLETLRLSCCRLSESGCAHLASAMKSNPSHMRELDLSKNKLKDSGGNLLFTALENPQCKLKFLRVDRCGLTENCCADLASALKSNPSSLRELEMSNNDLQDPGVKLLCAALESPHCGLEALRLRGCWLSESCCASLASALMSNPSSLRELDLSENDLQDSGVKLLSAGLESQYCRLETLRLKHCRVTDEGCAFLASALKSNPSYLQELDLSKNNLQESGVKLLSNARDSPHCRLETLRMEEMA; encoded by the exons ACCAAAGATGAGGAACGAGGAGggcagagcagagtctccagtatccagctgtctgtccCTGAAGAGTGACCAGTCCAAAGAGAATCCTCTTTTGTTCAGCAATGAACATGGATGTTTGCACACAAA ACCACAGATGAGGAACGAGGAGGGCAGAGCAGAGTCTTCagtatccagctgtctgtcctTGAAGAGTGACCAGTCCAAAGAGAATCCTCTCATGTTCAGTAATGATCCTGGGCCATTCAACACAAA agaaagaaaaaggacaagTGGTGTTATTCAGGACCAGCCTTCATGCTGTACTTTATGCCAGGAGGTGCTGAGGGATCCATGGTCTACCAGCTGTGGACATTGCAGGCAATGCTTTGCATGTTGCCAGTGTGGGAAAAGATCCAGAAAAACTCCTGAACTACAGATGCCCAGTCAAAAATGCACTGAACCAA TTTCTGCCTGCAGTCTGCAGGAGGTCGTAGACAATCACAAGATGAGTCTCAGAAGAAGATGTGAATTTGCAATAGAAGGAACTGCTGAAGCAGAACCTCAAACCCACCTGAATAGGATCTACACTGAGCTTTACATCACTGAAGGGCAATGTGAAAGCATTAATATCCAACATGAAGTATGGCAACTTGAGACAGTTTCCAAAATGGAGACCCTGCACGGCACTCCAGTCAAATGCCATGATATCTTTAAGATCCACCCTGGCCAAAAGAGATTCATCAGACTAGTTTTGACTAATGGCATTGCCGGCATCggaaaaaccttctcagtgcaGAAGTTCACTCTTGACTGGGCAGATGGTTTGGAAAATCAAGATGTCAGCCTTGTGGTTCTGCTTTCTTTCCGGGAGATGAACTTGATTAAAGAGGAGCAGTATAGTCTTCTGAGGCTGCTTCATGATTTTCATCCAACACTACAAATGGTCACAGCAGAAAGCCTTGCTCTCTGTAAAGTTTTGTTCATCTTTGATggcctggatgaaagcaggCTTTTGTTGGATTTTCTGAACAATGAAGTTGTATCTGATGTCACCCAGACGTCATCAGTCAATGTGCTGTTGACAAACCTCATCAAGGGAAATCTGCTTCCCTTAGCTCTCCTTTGGATaacttccagacctgcagcagcccaTCAGATCCCTCCTTCGTATATTGATAGGGTAACAGAAGTGCGAGGATTCACTGACCctcagaaggaggagtacttcaggaggagatTCAACAATGAGTCAGTGAACGGCGAAATCATCTCACATATCAAGGCATCCAGGAGCCTCCACATTATGTGTCACATCCCTGTTTTCTGttggatcactgctacagttctggagCACATGTTGACTACGTCCAAAAAAGAGCTTCCCAAGACTTTAACTGAGATGTACTCACACTTTCTGCTGGTTCAGTTCAAGAGGAAGGCACAGAAGTATGATAAGGAGCATGAAATGATCCAACAGGAGCTGTTGCAGACTGACACAGAAGATCTTCTGAAATTGGGAAGACTTGCGTTCGAACATCTGGAAAAAGGGaacatcatgttctaccaagaagacTTGGAGCGATGTGGTCTTGATGTCAAACAAGCATTAGTTTTCTCAGGACTGTGCACAGAGATCTTCAGACAAGAGTGTGTACTGTTTCAAAAAATGATTTACTGCTTTGTTCATTTAAGTATTCAGGAGTTCCTTGCTGCTGTCTACATGGTCCACTGTTACCTGAACAAGGACATAGAAGTTCTGGTGACATTCTTGGAAGAGGACTGGGATAGAAATAGCAGTGACTCAGGTCTGGATAACTTCCTCAGCAAAGTTGTGAACAAATCTCTGAACAGTGGAAATGGACACCTGGACCTCTTTGTGCGCTTCCTTCATGGCCTGTTATTGGAGTCCAACCGTCGTCTTTTAGGAGATCTGTTAGGTTGGAGAGCATGCAGTCCAGAAAGCATCCAGAGAGCAATAGAGAACCTGAAGAAGACGAATGCTTATgatatctctcctgacagaagcatcaacatcttccactgttTGATGGAGATGAACGACCACTCAGTGCACCAGGAGATCCAAGAGTACCTGCAGTCAGACAGCAGATCTGAGAAGAAACTCACTAAGACTCATTGCTCAGCTCTTgcctacatgctgcagatgtcagaaGAGGTTCTAGATGTGTTGGACCTGAAGAAGTACAACTCATCAGGTGATGGGAGACGGAGATTGCTCCCAGCTGTGAGAAACTGCAGAGAAGCTCA ACTCTCTGGCTGTGGACTCTCCGAGTGGCATTGTGAAGTTCTGTCCTCAGCTCTGATGTCCAACCCGTCCCATCTGCGAGTGCTGGATCTAAGTGAAAATGACTATCTGCTGGATTCAGGGGTGAAGTTACTGTCTGTCGGACTGaagagtccaaactgtagactGAAGATTCTCAG ACTGAAGGGTTGCAGTTTGTCCGAAAGTTGCTGTGATTCTCTGGCATCAGCGCTGAAGACCGCCTCTTCCCATTTGAAAGAGCTGGACTTAAGTAACAACAACTATCTTAAGGATTCAGGACTGAAGATGCTGTCTACTGGACTAGAAAGTTCAAACTGTAGACTAGAGACTCTGAG ATTAAGTTGCTGCAGGCTGTCAGAGAGCGGTTGTGCACATCTGGCATCAGCTatgaagtccaacccctcccacaTGAGAGAGCTAGACctgagtaaaaacaaactgaaggatTCAGGTGGAAATCTGCTGTTTACTGCACTGGAGAATCCTCAGTGTAAACTGAAGTTTCTGAG GGTTGATAGATGTGGGCTTACGGAAAACTGCTGTGCTGATTTGGCCTCGGCTCTCAAGTCCAACCCCTCCAGCCTGAGAGAGCTGGAAATGAGTAATAATGATCTGCAGGATccaggagtgaagctgctgtgtgcagCACTGGAGAGTCCACATTGTGGACTTGAAGCTCTGAG aTTGAGGGGATGCTGGTTGTCAGAGAGTTGTTGTGCTTCTCTGGCTTCAGCCTTAATGTCCAACCCTTCCAGCTTGAGAGAGCTTGACCTGAGTGAAAATGATCtacaggattcaggagtgaagctgctgtctgctggattGGAGAGTCAATATTGTAGGCTAGAGacactgag GTTGAAACACTGTCGGGTCACTGATGAAGGCTGCGCTTTCCTGGCATCAGCTTTGAAGTCCAACCCATCTTATCTGcaagagctggacctgagtaagAACAATCTGCAGGaatcaggagtgaagctgctgtctaaTGCCCGGGAtagtccacactgcagactagAGACTCTCAG AATGGAAGAAATGGCATAA
- the LOC104927489 gene encoding NACHT, LRR and PYD domains-containing protein 12 isoform X2, with amino-acid sequence MAGRPDMSVCGKDEEGRAASPVSSCLSLKSDKSKEIPLLFSNEHGRLHTQPKMRNEEGRAESPVSSCLSLKSDQSKENPLLFSNEHGCLHTKPQMRNEEGRAESSVSSCLSLKSDQSKENPLMFSNDPGPFNTKERKRTSGVIQDQPSCCTLCQEVLRDPWSTSCGHCRQCFACCQCGKRSRKTPELQMPSQKCTEPISACSLQEVVDNHKMSLRRRCEFAIEGTAEAEPQTHLNRIYTELYITEGQCESINIQHEVWQLETVSKMETLHGTPVKCHDIFKIHPGQKRFIRLVLTNGIAGIGKTFSVQKFTLDWADGLENQDVSLVVLLSFREMNLIKEEQYSLLRLLHDFHPTLQMVTAESLALCKVLFIFDGLDESRLLLDFLNNEVVSDVTQTSSVNVLLTNLIKGNLLPLALLWITSRPAAAHQIPPSYIDRVTEVRGFTDPQKEEYFRRRFNNESVNGEIISHIKASRSLHIMCHIPVFCWITATVLEHMLTTSKKELPKTLTEMYSHFLLVQFKRKAQKYDKEHEMIQQELLQTDTEDLLKLGRLAFEHLEKGNIMFYQEDLERCGLDVKQALVFSGLCTEIFRQECVLFQKMIYCFVHLSIQEFLAAVYMVHCYLNKDIEVLVTFLEEDWDRNSSDSGLDNFLSKVVNKSLNSGNGHLDLFVRFLHGLLLESNRRLLGDLLGWRACSPESIQRAIENLKKTNAYDISPDRSINIFHCLMEMNDHSVHQEIQEYLQSDSRSEKKLTKTHCSALAYMLQMSEEVLDVLDLKKYNSSGDGRRRLLPAVRNCREAQLSGCGLSEWHCEVLSSALMSNPSHLRVLDLSENDYLLDSGVKLLSVGLKSPNCRLKILRLKGCSLSESCCDSLASALKTASSHLKELDLSNNNYLKDSGLKMLSTGLESSNCRLETLRLSCCRLSESGCAHLASAMKSNPSHMRELDLSKNKLKDSGGNLLFTALENPQCKLKFLRVDRCGLTENCCADLASALKSNPSSLRELEMSNNDLQDPGVKLLCAALESPHCGLEALRLRGCWLSESCCASLASALMSNPSSLRELDLSENDLQDSGVKLLSAGLESQYCRLETLRLKHCRVTDEGCAFLASALKSNPSYLQELDLSKNNLQESGVKLLSNARDSPHCRLETLRMEEMA; translated from the exons ACCAAAGATGAGGAACGAGGAGggcagagcagagtctccagtatccagctgtctgtccCTGAAGAGTGACCAGTCCAAAGAGAATCCTCTTTTGTTCAGCAATGAACATGGATGTTTGCACACAAA ACCACAGATGAGGAACGAGGAGGGCAGAGCAGAGTCTTCagtatccagctgtctgtcctTGAAGAGTGACCAGTCCAAAGAGAATCCTCTCATGTTCAGTAATGATCCTGGGCCATTCAACACAAA agaaagaaaaaggacaagTGGTGTTATTCAGGACCAGCCTTCATGCTGTACTTTATGCCAGGAGGTGCTGAGGGATCCATGGTCTACCAGCTGTGGACATTGCAGGCAATGCTTTGCATGTTGCCAGTGTGGGAAAAGATCCAGAAAAACTCCTGAACTACAGATGCCCAGTCAAAAATGCACTGAACCAA TTTCTGCCTGCAGTCTGCAGGAGGTCGTAGACAATCACAAGATGAGTCTCAGAAGAAGATGTGAATTTGCAATAGAAGGAACTGCTGAAGCAGAACCTCAAACCCACCTGAATAGGATCTACACTGAGCTTTACATCACTGAAGGGCAATGTGAAAGCATTAATATCCAACATGAAGTATGGCAACTTGAGACAGTTTCCAAAATGGAGACCCTGCACGGCACTCCAGTCAAATGCCATGATATCTTTAAGATCCACCCTGGCCAAAAGAGATTCATCAGACTAGTTTTGACTAATGGCATTGCCGGCATCggaaaaaccttctcagtgcaGAAGTTCACTCTTGACTGGGCAGATGGTTTGGAAAATCAAGATGTCAGCCTTGTGGTTCTGCTTTCTTTCCGGGAGATGAACTTGATTAAAGAGGAGCAGTATAGTCTTCTGAGGCTGCTTCATGATTTTCATCCAACACTACAAATGGTCACAGCAGAAAGCCTTGCTCTCTGTAAAGTTTTGTTCATCTTTGATggcctggatgaaagcaggCTTTTGTTGGATTTTCTGAACAATGAAGTTGTATCTGATGTCACCCAGACGTCATCAGTCAATGTGCTGTTGACAAACCTCATCAAGGGAAATCTGCTTCCCTTAGCTCTCCTTTGGATaacttccagacctgcagcagcccaTCAGATCCCTCCTTCGTATATTGATAGGGTAACAGAAGTGCGAGGATTCACTGACCctcagaaggaggagtacttcaggaggagatTCAACAATGAGTCAGTGAACGGCGAAATCATCTCACATATCAAGGCATCCAGGAGCCTCCACATTATGTGTCACATCCCTGTTTTCTGttggatcactgctacagttctggagCACATGTTGACTACGTCCAAAAAAGAGCTTCCCAAGACTTTAACTGAGATGTACTCACACTTTCTGCTGGTTCAGTTCAAGAGGAAGGCACAGAAGTATGATAAGGAGCATGAAATGATCCAACAGGAGCTGTTGCAGACTGACACAGAAGATCTTCTGAAATTGGGAAGACTTGCGTTCGAACATCTGGAAAAAGGGaacatcatgttctaccaagaagacTTGGAGCGATGTGGTCTTGATGTCAAACAAGCATTAGTTTTCTCAGGACTGTGCACAGAGATCTTCAGACAAGAGTGTGTACTGTTTCAAAAAATGATTTACTGCTTTGTTCATTTAAGTATTCAGGAGTTCCTTGCTGCTGTCTACATGGTCCACTGTTACCTGAACAAGGACATAGAAGTTCTGGTGACATTCTTGGAAGAGGACTGGGATAGAAATAGCAGTGACTCAGGTCTGGATAACTTCCTCAGCAAAGTTGTGAACAAATCTCTGAACAGTGGAAATGGACACCTGGACCTCTTTGTGCGCTTCCTTCATGGCCTGTTATTGGAGTCCAACCGTCGTCTTTTAGGAGATCTGTTAGGTTGGAGAGCATGCAGTCCAGAAAGCATCCAGAGAGCAATAGAGAACCTGAAGAAGACGAATGCTTATgatatctctcctgacagaagcatcaacatcttccactgttTGATGGAGATGAACGACCACTCAGTGCACCAGGAGATCCAAGAGTACCTGCAGTCAGACAGCAGATCTGAGAAGAAACTCACTAAGACTCATTGCTCAGCTCTTgcctacatgctgcagatgtcagaaGAGGTTCTAGATGTGTTGGACCTGAAGAAGTACAACTCATCAGGTGATGGGAGACGGAGATTGCTCCCAGCTGTGAGAAACTGCAGAGAAGCTCA ACTCTCTGGCTGTGGACTCTCCGAGTGGCATTGTGAAGTTCTGTCCTCAGCTCTGATGTCCAACCCGTCCCATCTGCGAGTGCTGGATCTAAGTGAAAATGACTATCTGCTGGATTCAGGGGTGAAGTTACTGTCTGTCGGACTGaagagtccaaactgtagactGAAGATTCTCAG ACTGAAGGGTTGCAGTTTGTCCGAAAGTTGCTGTGATTCTCTGGCATCAGCGCTGAAGACCGCCTCTTCCCATTTGAAAGAGCTGGACTTAAGTAACAACAACTATCTTAAGGATTCAGGACTGAAGATGCTGTCTACTGGACTAGAAAGTTCAAACTGTAGACTAGAGACTCTGAG ATTAAGTTGCTGCAGGCTGTCAGAGAGCGGTTGTGCACATCTGGCATCAGCTatgaagtccaacccctcccacaTGAGAGAGCTAGACctgagtaaaaacaaactgaaggatTCAGGTGGAAATCTGCTGTTTACTGCACTGGAGAATCCTCAGTGTAAACTGAAGTTTCTGAG GGTTGATAGATGTGGGCTTACGGAAAACTGCTGTGCTGATTTGGCCTCGGCTCTCAAGTCCAACCCCTCCAGCCTGAGAGAGCTGGAAATGAGTAATAATGATCTGCAGGATccaggagtgaagctgctgtgtgcagCACTGGAGAGTCCACATTGTGGACTTGAAGCTCTGAG aTTGAGGGGATGCTGGTTGTCAGAGAGTTGTTGTGCTTCTCTGGCTTCAGCCTTAATGTCCAACCCTTCCAGCTTGAGAGAGCTTGACCTGAGTGAAAATGATCtacaggattcaggagtgaagctgctgtctgctggattGGAGAGTCAATATTGTAGGCTAGAGacactgag GTTGAAACACTGTCGGGTCACTGATGAAGGCTGCGCTTTCCTGGCATCAGCTTTGAAGTCCAACCCATCTTATCTGcaagagctggacctgagtaagAACAATCTGCAGGaatcaggagtgaagctgctgtctaaTGCCCGGGAtagtccacactgcagactagAGACTCTCAG AATGGAAGAAATGGCATAA
- the LOC104927489 gene encoding NACHT, LRR and PYD domains-containing protein 12 isoform X3, translated as MRNEEGRAESPVSSCLSLKSDQSKENPLLFSNEHGCLHTKPQMRNEEGRAESSVSSCLSLKSDQSKENPLMFSNDPGPFNTKERKRTSGVIQDQPSCCTLCQEVLRDPWSTSCGHCRQCFACCQCGKRSRKTPELQMPSQKCTEPISACSLQEVVDNHKMSLRRRCEFAIEGTAEAEPQTHLNRIYTELYITEGQCESINIQHEVWQLETVSKMETLHGTPVKCHDIFKIHPGQKRFIRLVLTNGIAGIGKTFSVQKFTLDWADGLENQDVSLVVLLSFREMNLIKEEQYSLLRLLHDFHPTLQMVTAESLALCKVLFIFDGLDESRLLLDFLNNEVVSDVTQTSSVNVLLTNLIKGNLLPLALLWITSRPAAAHQIPPSYIDRVTEVRGFTDPQKEEYFRRRFNNESVNGEIISHIKASRSLHIMCHIPVFCWITATVLEHMLTTSKKELPKTLTEMYSHFLLVQFKRKAQKYDKEHEMIQQELLQTDTEDLLKLGRLAFEHLEKGNIMFYQEDLERCGLDVKQALVFSGLCTEIFRQECVLFQKMIYCFVHLSIQEFLAAVYMVHCYLNKDIEVLVTFLEEDWDRNSSDSGLDNFLSKVVNKSLNSGNGHLDLFVRFLHGLLLESNRRLLGDLLGWRACSPESIQRAIENLKKTNAYDISPDRSINIFHCLMEMNDHSVHQEIQEYLQSDSRSEKKLTKTHCSALAYMLQMSEEVLDVLDLKKYNSSGDGRRRLLPAVRNCREAQLSGCGLSEWHCEVLSSALMSNPSHLRVLDLSENDYLLDSGVKLLSVGLKSPNCRLKILRLKGCSLSESCCDSLASALKTASSHLKELDLSNNNYLKDSGLKMLSTGLESSNCRLETLRLSCCRLSESGCAHLASAMKSNPSHMRELDLSKNKLKDSGGNLLFTALENPQCKLKFLRVDRCGLTENCCADLASALKSNPSSLRELEMSNNDLQDPGVKLLCAALESPHCGLEALRLRGCWLSESCCASLASALMSNPSSLRELDLSENDLQDSGVKLLSAGLESQYCRLETLRLKHCRVTDEGCAFLASALKSNPSYLQELDLSKNNLQESGVKLLSNARDSPHCRLETLRMEEMA; from the exons ATGAGGAACGAGGAGggcagagcagagtctccagtatccagctgtctgtccCTGAAGAGTGACCAGTCCAAAGAGAATCCTCTTTTGTTCAGCAATGAACATGGATGTTTGCACACAAA ACCACAGATGAGGAACGAGGAGGGCAGAGCAGAGTCTTCagtatccagctgtctgtcctTGAAGAGTGACCAGTCCAAAGAGAATCCTCTCATGTTCAGTAATGATCCTGGGCCATTCAACACAAA agaaagaaaaaggacaagTGGTGTTATTCAGGACCAGCCTTCATGCTGTACTTTATGCCAGGAGGTGCTGAGGGATCCATGGTCTACCAGCTGTGGACATTGCAGGCAATGCTTTGCATGTTGCCAGTGTGGGAAAAGATCCAGAAAAACTCCTGAACTACAGATGCCCAGTCAAAAATGCACTGAACCAA TTTCTGCCTGCAGTCTGCAGGAGGTCGTAGACAATCACAAGATGAGTCTCAGAAGAAGATGTGAATTTGCAATAGAAGGAACTGCTGAAGCAGAACCTCAAACCCACCTGAATAGGATCTACACTGAGCTTTACATCACTGAAGGGCAATGTGAAAGCATTAATATCCAACATGAAGTATGGCAACTTGAGACAGTTTCCAAAATGGAGACCCTGCACGGCACTCCAGTCAAATGCCATGATATCTTTAAGATCCACCCTGGCCAAAAGAGATTCATCAGACTAGTTTTGACTAATGGCATTGCCGGCATCggaaaaaccttctcagtgcaGAAGTTCACTCTTGACTGGGCAGATGGTTTGGAAAATCAAGATGTCAGCCTTGTGGTTCTGCTTTCTTTCCGGGAGATGAACTTGATTAAAGAGGAGCAGTATAGTCTTCTGAGGCTGCTTCATGATTTTCATCCAACACTACAAATGGTCACAGCAGAAAGCCTTGCTCTCTGTAAAGTTTTGTTCATCTTTGATggcctggatgaaagcaggCTTTTGTTGGATTTTCTGAACAATGAAGTTGTATCTGATGTCACCCAGACGTCATCAGTCAATGTGCTGTTGACAAACCTCATCAAGGGAAATCTGCTTCCCTTAGCTCTCCTTTGGATaacttccagacctgcagcagcccaTCAGATCCCTCCTTCGTATATTGATAGGGTAACAGAAGTGCGAGGATTCACTGACCctcagaaggaggagtacttcaggaggagatTCAACAATGAGTCAGTGAACGGCGAAATCATCTCACATATCAAGGCATCCAGGAGCCTCCACATTATGTGTCACATCCCTGTTTTCTGttggatcactgctacagttctggagCACATGTTGACTACGTCCAAAAAAGAGCTTCCCAAGACTTTAACTGAGATGTACTCACACTTTCTGCTGGTTCAGTTCAAGAGGAAGGCACAGAAGTATGATAAGGAGCATGAAATGATCCAACAGGAGCTGTTGCAGACTGACACAGAAGATCTTCTGAAATTGGGAAGACTTGCGTTCGAACATCTGGAAAAAGGGaacatcatgttctaccaagaagacTTGGAGCGATGTGGTCTTGATGTCAAACAAGCATTAGTTTTCTCAGGACTGTGCACAGAGATCTTCAGACAAGAGTGTGTACTGTTTCAAAAAATGATTTACTGCTTTGTTCATTTAAGTATTCAGGAGTTCCTTGCTGCTGTCTACATGGTCCACTGTTACCTGAACAAGGACATAGAAGTTCTGGTGACATTCTTGGAAGAGGACTGGGATAGAAATAGCAGTGACTCAGGTCTGGATAACTTCCTCAGCAAAGTTGTGAACAAATCTCTGAACAGTGGAAATGGACACCTGGACCTCTTTGTGCGCTTCCTTCATGGCCTGTTATTGGAGTCCAACCGTCGTCTTTTAGGAGATCTGTTAGGTTGGAGAGCATGCAGTCCAGAAAGCATCCAGAGAGCAATAGAGAACCTGAAGAAGACGAATGCTTATgatatctctcctgacagaagcatcaacatcttccactgttTGATGGAGATGAACGACCACTCAGTGCACCAGGAGATCCAAGAGTACCTGCAGTCAGACAGCAGATCTGAGAAGAAACTCACTAAGACTCATTGCTCAGCTCTTgcctacatgctgcagatgtcagaaGAGGTTCTAGATGTGTTGGACCTGAAGAAGTACAACTCATCAGGTGATGGGAGACGGAGATTGCTCCCAGCTGTGAGAAACTGCAGAGAAGCTCA ACTCTCTGGCTGTGGACTCTCCGAGTGGCATTGTGAAGTTCTGTCCTCAGCTCTGATGTCCAACCCGTCCCATCTGCGAGTGCTGGATCTAAGTGAAAATGACTATCTGCTGGATTCAGGGGTGAAGTTACTGTCTGTCGGACTGaagagtccaaactgtagactGAAGATTCTCAG ACTGAAGGGTTGCAGTTTGTCCGAAAGTTGCTGTGATTCTCTGGCATCAGCGCTGAAGACCGCCTCTTCCCATTTGAAAGAGCTGGACTTAAGTAACAACAACTATCTTAAGGATTCAGGACTGAAGATGCTGTCTACTGGACTAGAAAGTTCAAACTGTAGACTAGAGACTCTGAG ATTAAGTTGCTGCAGGCTGTCAGAGAGCGGTTGTGCACATCTGGCATCAGCTatgaagtccaacccctcccacaTGAGAGAGCTAGACctgagtaaaaacaaactgaaggatTCAGGTGGAAATCTGCTGTTTACTGCACTGGAGAATCCTCAGTGTAAACTGAAGTTTCTGAG GGTTGATAGATGTGGGCTTACGGAAAACTGCTGTGCTGATTTGGCCTCGGCTCTCAAGTCCAACCCCTCCAGCCTGAGAGAGCTGGAAATGAGTAATAATGATCTGCAGGATccaggagtgaagctgctgtgtgcagCACTGGAGAGTCCACATTGTGGACTTGAAGCTCTGAG aTTGAGGGGATGCTGGTTGTCAGAGAGTTGTTGTGCTTCTCTGGCTTCAGCCTTAATGTCCAACCCTTCCAGCTTGAGAGAGCTTGACCTGAGTGAAAATGATCtacaggattcaggagtgaagctgctgtctgctggattGGAGAGTCAATATTGTAGGCTAGAGacactgag GTTGAAACACTGTCGGGTCACTGATGAAGGCTGCGCTTTCCTGGCATCAGCTTTGAAGTCCAACCCATCTTATCTGcaagagctggacctgagtaagAACAATCTGCAGGaatcaggagtgaagctgctgtctaaTGCCCGGGAtagtccacactgcagactagAGACTCTCAG AATGGAAGAAATGGCATAA